A genomic region of Barnesiella viscericola DSM 18177 contains the following coding sequences:
- a CDS encoding T9SS type A sorting domain-containing protein, whose translation MYSYRLVPVNAQGDGGVDSDDLQVYVGDDAPGAVVDFTVTQGDSQALLSWKAPEVGKYGGTFDPASITGYVITRSDGTTSETIAQPASATTYADTPGFGTYTYSIYAENNVGKGTEVSADPIIVKPADWILMVTDEVVIESGKTYKFYDVSGPDAYYPNSRNDTLTIRPENPDGLVHVAFKSFETDTWGDYLYIFNGASVESPAIGQYTSSSLPSELESIESTSDDGALTFVFVSDIMSRYEGWEADVTVTDKKQNDLVGGSLEGDLYPAAQSEASYTFQVMNKGINAVAAADYAVKLFDGAGNLLGEKPGVDIESMQSVEFTLTFTPTEAGDYQIYAEVEYAADNDADNNRSATLSISVLAEGSQFVSVGDHSESVLVTPVSFMSGESLSETIYFKDEIGIPGGQLKSLTYPLVSVGTAYANVPVQIWVTETELENLEETSIPASEMTLVYDGTTSIATDDSEWVFPLSTPYNYKGGNLVVLVYKRSAGSTSYDVNFRGTYGATTDPKRSRYTSTFDDSEVLDPEAVPLGYSAGTLWPDVKLLFTDVTSGMTQVVRPAAVRAYPNPVSGILHIDGDGLSQIELYNCAGQRVYVSGPVTSIDMTACPAGIYYLKMVTDEGVSEVKKIVKN comes from the coding sequence TTGTACAGCTATCGTCTGGTACCTGTCAATGCACAGGGCGACGGGGGTGTCGACAGTGACGACTTGCAGGTATATGTAGGCGACGATGCCCCGGGTGCCGTAGTCGATTTCACCGTGACACAGGGCGACAGCCAGGCCTTGTTAAGCTGGAAGGCTCCCGAAGTCGGCAAATATGGCGGTACGTTCGACCCGGCCAGCATCACCGGTTATGTCATTACCCGCTCCGACGGTACGACTTCCGAAACTATCGCCCAACCGGCTTCGGCCACGACATATGCCGATACTCCGGGATTTGGTACCTATACCTATTCGATTTATGCCGAGAACAATGTGGGTAAGGGAACCGAAGTCTCGGCCGATCCCATCATCGTGAAGCCGGCTGACTGGATTCTCATGGTTACCGACGAGGTGGTTATCGAGTCGGGAAAGACATACAAGTTCTACGACGTGTCGGGTCCCGATGCCTATTACCCCAATTCGCGCAACGATACGTTGACCATTCGTCCCGAGAATCCCGACGGACTGGTACATGTGGCCTTTAAGAGTTTTGAAACCGATACGTGGGGCGATTACCTCTATATTTTCAACGGCGCCAGTGTCGAGTCGCCCGCGATAGGTCAATACACCTCCTCTTCGTTACCCTCCGAGCTGGAATCGATCGAGTCGACCAGTGACGACGGTGCGCTCACCTTTGTCTTCGTGTCGGACATCATGAGCCGCTATGAGGGGTGGGAAGCCGATGTGACAGTTACCGACAAGAAGCAGAACGACCTGGTGGGCGGCAGTCTCGAAGGCGATCTCTATCCGGCAGCCCAGTCCGAAGCCTCCTATACATTCCAAGTGATGAACAAGGGTATCAACGCCGTGGCGGCTGCCGATTATGCGGTGAAGCTCTTCGATGGTGCCGGGAATCTTCTGGGTGAGAAACCGGGTGTCGACATCGAGTCGATGCAATCGGTCGAATTTACCCTGACCTTCACCCCGACCGAGGCCGGCGATTATCAGATTTATGCCGAGGTGGAATATGCCGCCGACAACGATGCCGACAACAACCGTTCGGCCACTTTGTCGATTTCGGTACTCGCAGAGGGTAGCCAGTTCGTATCCGTGGGTGACCACAGCGAGAGTGTTCTGGTGACACCGGTTTCGTTCATGTCGGGTGAGTCGCTCAGCGAAACGATTTATTTCAAAGACGAAATAGGTATTCCCGGTGGCCAGTTGAAGTCGTTGACCTATCCGCTCGTGTCGGTAGGTACGGCCTATGCAAACGTACCCGTGCAAATATGGGTGACCGAGACCGAGTTGGAAAATCTGGAAGAGACCTCTATCCCGGCCAGCGAAATGACTCTCGTTTACGACGGAACCACCTCGATTGCTACCGATGACAGCGAGTGGGTATTCCCCTTGTCGACTCCCTATAATTACAAGGGTGGCAATCTGGTTGTGCTGGTGTACAAGCGCAGTGCAGGTTCAACCTCGTATGACGTGAATTTCAGAGGTACCTATGGAGCGACGACCGACCCGAAACGTTCGCGTTACACCTCGACCTTCGACGACAGCGAGGTTCTCGATCCCGAAGCCGTTCCCCTCGGTTACTCGGCCGGGACGTTGTGGCCCGATGTGAAGTTGCTCTTTACCGATGTGACTTCGGGTATGACCCAGGTGGTAAGACCGGCTGCGGTAAGAGCCTATCCCAACCCGGTGAGTGGAATCCTGCATATCGATGGCGACGGACTTTCGCAAATCGAGCTGTACAACTGTGCCGGACAACGGGTTTATGTCTCGGGTCCTGTCACGTCGATTGACATGACGGCCTGTCCGGCAGGTATCTATTACCTGAAAATGGTTACCGACGAGGGTGTATCGGAAGTGAAGAAGATTGTGAAGAACTAG
- a CDS encoding tetratricopeptide repeat protein, whose translation MLDSAVVCYLSAIKSLDPDDEHYAAPLGAYYNRIALLLFKSEINKEAEKMFEKAIAYNAQLSEKSQLSESYRGLWKCYCVDKGGVLDTSLLQTVKLIPDIRDKEELFKTKNALAYYFLMTGDYVSAMKYSAELETLSPDEVSYYKSCLVKGNIFYASGQLDSALWYTRKAANSSYIYTRASAYETLYEMTGDSSCLNRYTQLNDSILKIMKPAKVNTAFYSELIHNMDLEYARKIHTFLWLGGIGVAMVVGLIGVTLLFYFKRRNAVRRPAPEAVVPVPGATGKAPETPLEMEKKSESLQREIVEQIHAITEQRNKRFVKSDIYKQTVAFIKGGTVFLSPALRDSLFESLRKEYALLHRLLVTYFSFSDEEFYFFCLSSLGLGTKECAACRCVSMSAIRVLRKRVNDKMRRYITIDSLFQTVKL comes from the coding sequence ATGCTCGATTCGGCCGTTGTTTGTTACCTGTCGGCCATCAAGAGCCTCGATCCCGACGATGAGCATTATGCAGCTCCACTGGGGGCCTATTACAATCGCATTGCACTGTTGCTTTTCAAGAGCGAAATCAACAAGGAGGCCGAGAAAATGTTTGAGAAGGCGATTGCCTATAATGCGCAGTTGTCCGAGAAGTCGCAACTCTCCGAATCGTATCGAGGGCTGTGGAAATGCTATTGTGTCGATAAAGGAGGGGTACTCGACACGTCGTTGTTGCAAACCGTGAAACTGATACCCGATATTCGTGATAAAGAAGAGCTGTTCAAGACGAAAAACGCATTGGCCTATTATTTTCTCATGACGGGCGATTATGTTTCGGCCATGAAATACAGTGCCGAGTTGGAGACCTTGTCGCCCGATGAGGTGTCGTATTATAAGAGTTGCCTGGTGAAGGGGAATATTTTTTATGCGTCGGGACAACTCGACTCGGCGCTCTGGTATACCCGCAAAGCGGCTAACAGTAGTTATATCTATACTCGGGCATCGGCTTATGAGACTCTGTATGAGATGACCGGCGACAGTTCCTGTCTGAATCGATATACCCAGTTGAACGATTCCATTTTGAAAATCATGAAACCGGCCAAGGTCAATACGGCTTTTTACAGTGAACTCATACACAACATGGACCTGGAATATGCCCGCAAGATTCACACCTTTCTGTGGTTGGGTGGGATAGGTGTGGCGATGGTCGTTGGGTTGATCGGGGTTACGCTGTTGTTCTATTTCAAACGGAGGAATGCGGTGCGCCGCCCCGCCCCGGAGGCTGTGGTTCCTGTACCTGGGGCAACGGGGAAAGCTCCCGAGACTCCCTTGGAGATGGAGAAAAAGAGCGAGTCGTTGCAGCGGGAGATTGTGGAGCAGATTCACGCTATTACGGAGCAAAGGAACAAGCGGTTTGTCAAGTCGGATATTTATAAACAAACCGTGGCTTTTATCAAGGGGGGAACGGTATTCCTATCCCCGGCTCTGCGCGACAGTCTGTTTGAGTCGTTGCGGAAGGAGTATGCCCTGTTGCATCGGCTGTTGGTGACCTATTTTTCATTCTCCGATGAGGAGTTTTATTTCTTCTGTTTAAGCTCGCTGGGGTTAGGAACCAAGGAGTGTGCCGCCTGTCGGTGTGTATCGATGTCGGCCATTCGAGTGTTGCGCAAGCGGGTGAACGACAAGATGCGTCGATACATTACCATCGACTCGCTTTTCCAGACCGTTAAGTTGTAA
- a CDS encoding peptide MFS transporter produces MFKGHPKGLIAAALSNMGERFGYYIMNAVLVLFLCSKFGLSEETSGTIYSFFYAGIYLLALVGGIIADRTQNYKGTIKTGLVIMAVGYVLLSIPILATSGNVAWLLPLTCFALFLIAFGNGLFKGNLQAIVGQLYDDFEAEAAKQGPEALKLAKSKRDSGFQIFYVFINVGGLIAPFVAPLLREWWLGVNGMSYNAQLPALCHQFINNGAQMSQAALDNLNSLMAAVGGNVTDMTVACQNYLQIFNEGIHYSFIASVVAMLISLVIFVAYQRRFPTPGKKTKVESQTYTAEEKRAMAKEIRQRMAALFAVLGVVIFFWFSFHQNGMSLSFFARDFVDSSAVAPEIWQAINPFFVITLTPVVMALFAWLARRGKEISTPRKIAIGMFIAGLAFLFLAIFSAVKGYPSADEFKLLPVAEQMASKAHWWVLIVTYFFLTVAELFISPLGLSFVSKVAPKHLLGLCQGLWLGATAVGNLLLWVGPLMYNAWPIWQCWTVFLVVCLVSMGVMLAMLRWLERVAK; encoded by the coding sequence ATGTTTAAAGGACATCCTAAGGGTTTGATAGCCGCGGCACTCTCGAATATGGGTGAGCGCTTCGGCTATTACATTATGAATGCCGTACTGGTGCTGTTTCTCTGTTCCAAATTCGGATTGAGTGAGGAGACTTCGGGTACCATATATTCATTCTTCTATGCCGGTATCTATCTGCTGGCGCTGGTGGGAGGTATCATTGCCGACCGCACCCAAAATTACAAAGGTACGATCAAGACCGGATTGGTAATCATGGCCGTCGGTTATGTGCTGTTGTCGATTCCTATTCTGGCTACCAGCGGCAATGTAGCCTGGTTGCTTCCGCTTACCTGCTTTGCCCTGTTTCTCATAGCGTTCGGTAACGGTCTGTTCAAGGGCAACTTGCAGGCTATCGTAGGTCAGCTCTACGACGATTTCGAGGCCGAGGCTGCCAAGCAGGGTCCCGAGGCGTTGAAGCTCGCCAAGAGCAAACGCGACAGTGGTTTCCAGATTTTCTACGTCTTCATCAACGTGGGCGGATTGATTGCCCCGTTCGTCGCTCCGCTGTTGCGCGAGTGGTGGCTGGGTGTGAACGGCATGTCGTATAACGCCCAACTCCCGGCCCTCTGTCACCAGTTTATCAACAACGGAGCCCAGATGAGCCAGGCCGCGCTCGACAACCTCAATAGCTTGATGGCTGCCGTGGGTGGTAATGTGACCGACATGACAGTCGCTTGCCAGAACTATCTCCAAATCTTCAACGAGGGTATCCACTACTCGTTTATTGCTTCGGTGGTAGCCATGCTCATCTCGCTGGTTATCTTCGTCGCATACCAACGTCGTTTCCCCACCCCGGGCAAGAAGACCAAGGTCGAGTCGCAAACCTACACCGCCGAAGAGAAGCGGGCCATGGCCAAGGAGATTCGTCAACGCATGGCCGCTCTGTTTGCCGTGTTGGGTGTAGTTATCTTCTTCTGGTTCTCGTTCCACCAGAATGGCATGTCGCTCTCGTTCTTCGCCCGCGACTTTGTCGATTCGAGTGCCGTGGCTCCCGAGATATGGCAAGCCATCAACCCCTTCTTCGTGATTACCCTTACCCCCGTTGTCATGGCTCTGTTTGCCTGGTTGGCCCGTCGGGGTAAAGAGATATCCACGCCGCGTAAAATCGCCATCGGTATGTTCATTGCCGGGTTGGCCTTCCTCTTCCTGGCCATCTTCTCGGCCGTGAAGGGTTATCCCTCGGCCGACGAGTTCAAGCTCTTGCCGGTGGCCGAACAAATGGCCAGCAAGGCACACTGGTGGGTATTGATTGTTACCTACTTCTTCCTGACGGTAGCCGAGCTGTTCATCTCGCCGCTGGGCCTGTCGTTCGTTTCGAAGGTAGCCCCCAAGCACCTGTTGGGACTCTGCCAGGGACTGTGGTTGGGAGCAACTGCCGTGGGTAACCTGCTGTTGTGGGTAGGTCCGCTCATGTACAATGCCTGGCCCATCTGGCAATGCTGGACAGTCTTCCTCGTCGTATGTCTCGTTTCGATGGGTGTGATGCTGGCCATGCTCCGTTGGTTGGAACGGGTTGCCAAATAG
- a CDS encoding SufE family protein, whose translation MKTIDEIQDEIIDEFSVFDDWMDKYALLIDLGNSLPPIEEKYKTNENLIEGCQSRVWLQADYRDGRIWFEAESDAIIVKGIVSLLVRVLSGRTPDEILNANLYFIDRIGLTEHLSPTRSNGLLAMVKQMRMYALAFKVKNN comes from the coding sequence ATGAAAACTATCGACGAAATACAAGACGAGATTATAGACGAATTTTCGGTCTTTGACGACTGGATGGATAAATATGCTTTGTTGATTGATTTGGGCAACAGCCTGCCTCCCATCGAGGAGAAATACAAAACCAACGAGAACCTGATCGAAGGGTGCCAGAGCCGGGTATGGCTGCAAGCTGACTACCGCGACGGACGCATCTGGTTCGAGGCCGAGAGCGATGCCATCATCGTGAAGGGTATCGTGTCGCTGCTGGTGCGGGTGCTCTCGGGCCGTACTCCCGACGAGATACTCAATGCCAACCTCTACTTTATCGACCGGATAGGGCTCACCGAACACCTGTCGCCCACCCGTTCCAACGGCCTGCTGGCCATGGTCAAGCAGATGCGCATGTATGCCCTGGCTTTCAAAGTGAAAAACAATTAA
- a CDS encoding M28 family peptidase, with protein sequence MKTLNRQLGFLILIIGLVACSAKSGKSSETNDAGRDSVEVPVFDADSAYAYVERQVAFGYRVPNTPAHRATADYLAAELARHGAAVEVQEGTVTAYDGSELAIRNIIGSFSPEKKNRILLFAHWDTRPYADNDADKSKHRQPIDGADDGASGVGVLLEIARQLGQKLPDAGVDIAFFDAEDYGTPYWSDSNDEDSWALGTQYWTRRPHKPGYRARFGILLDMVGGSGARFCREMFSEYYASGIVKQVWETARRLGYGSYFVDEKGGYVTDDHVYVNRYGIPSIDIIACSRETVTGFPPYWHTVDDTMKNIDRATLKAVGQTVLTVIYEE encoded by the coding sequence ATGAAAACGCTAAACCGTCAACTGGGATTTCTGATTCTGATTATAGGGCTGGTTGCCTGTTCTGCCAAATCGGGGAAGAGTAGTGAAACGAACGATGCCGGGCGCGACTCGGTAGAGGTTCCCGTGTTTGATGCCGACAGTGCCTATGCCTATGTTGAGCGTCAGGTTGCCTTTGGATACCGGGTACCCAATACCCCGGCCCATCGGGCTACGGCCGACTATCTGGCTGCCGAGCTGGCCCGTCACGGAGCCGCGGTCGAGGTGCAGGAGGGTACCGTCACCGCCTACGACGGCAGCGAGCTGGCCATTCGCAACATCATCGGGTCGTTCTCTCCCGAGAAGAAAAACCGCATTTTGCTCTTTGCCCACTGGGATACCCGTCCCTATGCCGATAACGATGCCGACAAAAGCAAGCATCGCCAGCCCATCGACGGTGCCGATGACGGCGCGAGCGGGGTGGGGGTGTTGCTCGAGATTGCCCGTCAGTTGGGGCAGAAGCTCCCCGATGCAGGGGTCGACATCGCCTTTTTCGACGCCGAGGATTACGGAACTCCCTATTGGAGCGACTCGAACGACGAGGACAGCTGGGCGCTGGGCACGCAATATTGGACCCGCCGTCCGCACAAACCCGGTTATCGGGCCCGGTTCGGCATTCTGCTCGATATGGTGGGCGGCTCGGGAGCCCGCTTCTGCCGCGAAATGTTCTCGGAGTATTACGCCTCGGGCATCGTGAAACAGGTGTGGGAGACGGCTCGCCGCCTGGGATACGGCAGCTACTTTGTCGACGAGAAGGGTGGCTACGTGACCGACGACCATGTGTATGTGAACCGTTACGGCATACCCAGTATCGACATCATTGCCTGCTCGCGCGAGACGGTAACGGGGTTCCCTCCCTACTGGCACACCGTGGACGACACGATGAAGAATATCGACCGGGCCACCTTGAAGGCGGTGGGGCAAACCGTGTTGACGGTTATCTATGAAGAGTGA
- a CDS encoding S66 peptidase family protein, translated as MIQPPFLIPGDGLSIVSPASIINPDYVKGAVERLESWPVGVSVSLHCLGRSGVYSGTVEERLDDLRTALYDPEVKAILCSRGGYGTVHLLDSLAPDVAHNPKWIIGFSDISALHALCVSRGIMSLHAPMCKHLTAESDDDRCTQYLRQILFGEIPHYHENPHPLNRCGEARGMLVGGNMAVLCGLIGTPYDIFRPGTVLFIEDIAEPPYKIERMLYQLKLSGRLASLAGLIVGRFTEYTENEGLGGTLYELIARMVEEYDYPVCFDFPVGHVPDNLPLIEGAEVTFSVGNSSVDLSFCIK; from the coding sequence ATGATTCAACCTCCCTTTCTGATTCCCGGCGACGGACTCTCGATTGTGTCGCCGGCCAGTATAATCAACCCCGATTATGTGAAAGGCGCCGTCGAACGGCTCGAAAGTTGGCCGGTAGGTGTATCGGTTTCGCTCCATTGCCTGGGGCGGTCGGGCGTCTATTCGGGTACCGTCGAGGAGCGTCTCGACGATTTGCGCACGGCGCTCTATGATCCCGAGGTGAAGGCCATTCTGTGCAGCCGTGGCGGTTACGGCACGGTGCATCTGCTCGATTCGCTGGCCCCCGATGTGGCTCATAACCCCAAGTGGATTATCGGGTTCAGCGACATTTCGGCACTGCATGCCCTGTGTGTGAGCCGGGGCATCATGTCGTTGCATGCCCCCATGTGCAAGCACCTTACCGCCGAGTCGGACGACGACCGCTGCACGCAGTATCTGCGGCAGATTCTCTTTGGTGAAATACCCCATTACCACGAGAACCCTCACCCGCTGAACCGTTGCGGCGAGGCTCGGGGAATGCTGGTGGGCGGCAACATGGCTGTGCTGTGCGGGTTGATAGGGACCCCTTACGACATCTTCCGCCCCGGCACGGTGCTCTTTATAGAGGATATTGCCGAGCCTCCCTACAAGATCGAGCGTATGCTCTACCAGTTGAAGCTGTCGGGGCGGCTTGCCTCGCTGGCCGGGCTGATTGTAGGACGCTTCACCGAGTACACCGAGAACGAGGGGTTGGGGGGTACGCTCTATGAACTCATCGCCCGCATGGTCGAGGAGTATGACTACCCCGTCTGCTTCGATTTTCCCGTAGGTCATGTGCCCGACAATTTGCCTCTCATTGAGGGGGCCGAGGTGACATTCTCGGTTGGGAATAGCTCGGTCGACCTCTCTTTTTGTATAAAATAG
- the der gene encoding ribosome biogenesis GTPase Der, translated as MGNIVAIVGRPNVGKSTLFNRLTQTRKAIVNEEAGTTRDRQYGKVEWCGQEFSIIDTGGWVVNSEDIFEEEINKQVALAIEEADVILFMVDVKTGAVDLDDHVAAILRRSSKPVILVANKADSNEWQYNAAEFYSFGLGDPFCVSAASGSGTGDLLDEILKRFTKKSEPEIEADIPRFAVVGRPNAGKSSIINAFIGEDRYIVTDIAGTTRDSIYTRYDKFGFDFYLVDTAGIRKKGKVTEDLEYYSVIRSIRAIEASDVCILMIDATRGIEGQDLNIFSLIQKNKKGLVVCVNKWDLVEDKSNKAIQTFENAIRARLAPFVDFPIVYASALTKQRIFKVLESAVQVYKNRQRKIPTSKLNEVMLSAIENYPPPAHKGKYVKIKYVTMLRETYVPTFVFFCNLPQWVKEPYKRYLENKIRETWNFSGTPINIFMREK; from the coding sequence ATGGGAAATATAGTAGCAATAGTAGGACGCCCCAATGTAGGAAAGTCGACCCTGTTCAACCGCCTGACACAGACCCGCAAGGCCATCGTCAACGAAGAGGCGGGCACGACACGCGACCGCCAGTATGGCAAGGTCGAGTGGTGCGGACAGGAGTTCTCCATCATCGACACCGGCGGTTGGGTGGTCAATTCGGAAGATATTTTTGAAGAAGAGATTAACAAGCAGGTGGCCCTGGCCATCGAAGAGGCCGACGTCATCTTGTTCATGGTCGACGTCAAGACCGGAGCCGTAGACCTCGACGACCACGTGGCCGCCATCTTGCGCCGTTCGTCCAAGCCGGTGATTCTGGTGGCCAACAAGGCCGACTCCAACGAGTGGCAGTACAACGCCGCCGAGTTCTATTCGTTCGGGTTGGGCGACCCCTTCTGCGTCTCGGCCGCCAGCGGTTCGGGCACGGGCGATTTGCTCGACGAGATTCTGAAACGCTTCACCAAGAAGTCGGAACCCGAAATCGAGGCCGATATTCCCCGCTTTGCCGTCGTGGGGCGGCCCAATGCCGGCAAGTCGTCGATTATCAACGCCTTTATCGGTGAGGACCGCTACATCGTGACCGACATAGCCGGGACCACGCGCGACTCGATTTATACCCGCTACGACAAGTTTGGATTCGACTTCTACCTGGTCGATACGGCCGGAATCCGCAAGAAGGGCAAGGTGACCGAGGACCTCGAATACTATTCGGTCATTCGGTCGATTCGCGCCATCGAAGCCTCCGACGTCTGCATCTTGATGATCGATGCCACCCGCGGTATCGAGGGGCAGGACCTCAACATCTTCTCCCTCATACAGAAAAACAAGAAGGGACTGGTGGTGTGCGTCAACAAGTGGGATTTGGTCGAGGACAAGTCGAACAAGGCCATTCAGACCTTCGAGAACGCCATACGGGCACGCCTCGCTCCGTTTGTCGATTTCCCCATCGTCTACGCATCGGCTCTGACCAAGCAACGCATCTTCAAGGTGCTCGAGAGCGCCGTGCAGGTCTACAAGAACCGGCAGCGCAAGATACCTACCTCGAAGCTCAACGAGGTGATGCTCAGTGCCATCGAGAACTATCCGCCCCCCGCACACAAAGGCAAGTATGTGAAGATCAAGTATGTGACCATGTTGCGTGAGACTTATGTGCCCACCTTCGTCTTCTTCTGCAACCTGCCTCAGTGGGTGAAGGAGCCCTACAAGCGCTACCTCGAAAACAAGATTCGCGAGACGTGGAATTTCAGCGGCACGCCCATCAACATCTTTATGCGCGAGAAATAA
- the era gene encoding GTPase Era — protein sequence MHKAGFVNIVGNPNVGKSTLMNSLVGERISIITSKAQTTRHRIMGIVNTDDMQIVYSDTPGVLVPNYKLQESMLNFSQSALVDADILLYVTDVIETPTKNQSFLDKVAEEKVPVLVVINKIDLLQGGQESLEKLVEEWKRLLPKAEVIPVSAQYKFNLDYLLKRIQELLPPSPPFFDKDALTDKPARFFVTEIIREKILLTYDKEIPYACEVAVEQFKEEEGRIHIMAVIYVERDSQKGIVIGKGGAALKKVGMLARKDIEAFFDKKVYLELYVKVEKDWRSRENKLRGFGYIPE from the coding sequence ATGCATAAAGCCGGTTTCGTAAATATCGTGGGAAATCCCAATGTGGGAAAATCTACGTTGATGAACTCGTTGGTGGGCGAGCGCATCTCGATTATCACGTCGAAGGCACAGACCACCCGCCATCGCATCATGGGTATCGTCAACACCGACGACATGCAGATTGTCTATTCCGATACGCCGGGCGTACTCGTCCCCAACTACAAGTTGCAGGAGTCGATGTTGAACTTCTCGCAGTCGGCTCTGGTCGACGCCGACATCTTGCTCTATGTGACCGATGTGATAGAGACCCCCACCAAGAACCAGTCGTTTCTCGACAAGGTGGCCGAGGAGAAGGTGCCCGTGCTGGTGGTTATCAATAAGATAGACCTGTTGCAGGGCGGGCAGGAGTCGCTCGAAAAGCTGGTCGAGGAGTGGAAACGTCTGTTGCCGAAGGCCGAGGTTATCCCCGTGTCGGCCCAGTACAAGTTCAACCTCGACTATCTGTTGAAGCGCATTCAGGAGCTGTTGCCCCCGTCGCCGCCCTTCTTCGACAAAGATGCGCTCACCGACAAGCCCGCACGCTTTTTCGTCACCGAGATCATTCGCGAGAAAATCCTGCTCACCTACGACAAGGAGATACCCTATGCCTGCGAGGTGGCCGTCGAGCAGTTCAAAGAGGAGGAGGGACGCATACACATCATGGCGGTCATCTATGTCGAGCGCGATTCGCAAAAGGGCATCGTCATCGGCAAGGGCGGAGCCGCTCTGAAAAAGGTGGGCATGCTGGCCCGCAAGGACATCGAAGCCTTCTTCGACAAGAAGGTCTACCTCGAACTTTACGTCAAGGTCGAGAAAGACTGGCGTAGCCGAGAGAATAAACTGAGAGGATTTGGATACATACCCGAGTAA
- a CDS encoding beta-ketoacyl-ACP synthase III, with the protein MNAKITGIASYVPDYVLTNDELSHMVDTNDEWITTRVGIKERRILKGEGTGSSDLGEKAVAELLKKTGVKPEEVDLLICATSNPDYRFPSTASIVLEKLGIKTAYGYDIQAACAGFIVALQSGAAYIKSGLYKHVIVLAAEKMSSMVNYKDRSTCPLFGDAAACVMLEPTDEPVGIVDAVLHTDGMGLPHLLMKAGGAVHPASHETVDNDEHYVYQEGRAVYKHAVTDMLTSSENVMARNGLTVDTIDYFIPHQANLRIIEAIADRMKLPAEKLLVNIQKYGNTSAASIPLCMAEFENKFKTGDKLVLTAFGAGFTWGALYLVWGYDAK; encoded by the coding sequence ATGAATGCGAAAATTACGGGAATAGCCTCGTATGTTCCCGATTATGTGCTCACCAACGATGAGTTGTCGCACATGGTCGATACCAACGACGAGTGGATTACGACGCGCGTAGGTATTAAGGAACGGAGAATTTTGAAGGGAGAAGGAACCGGCTCGTCCGACCTGGGCGAAAAAGCTGTCGCCGAACTCTTGAAAAAGACCGGTGTCAAACCCGAAGAGGTAGATCTGTTGATCTGCGCCACTTCCAATCCCGACTATCGCTTCCCCTCTACGGCCTCGATCGTATTGGAGAAACTGGGAATAAAGACCGCCTACGGGTATGACATTCAAGCTGCCTGCGCCGGATTTATCGTGGCCTTGCAGTCGGGTGCCGCCTACATCAAGAGCGGTTTGTACAAACACGTAATCGTGCTGGCTGCCGAGAAGATGTCGTCGATGGTCAACTACAAGGACCGTTCGACCTGTCCGCTCTTTGGCGACGCTGCGGCTTGCGTGATGCTCGAACCTACCGACGAACCGGTGGGTATCGTAGACGCCGTGCTTCATACCGACGGCATGGGGTTGCCCCATTTGCTGATGAAGGCCGGTGGCGCGGTTCACCCCGCTTCGCACGAGACGGTCGACAACGACGAGCACTATGTTTATCAGGAAGGCCGCGCCGTGTATAAACACGCTGTGACCGACATGCTCACCTCGTCGGAGAACGTGATGGCCCGCAACGGACTGACGGTTGACACGATCGATTACTTTATCCCTCACCAGGCCAACCTGCGTATCATCGAGGCCATCGCCGATCGTATGAAACTGCCCGCCGAGAAACTGCTGGTCAATATCCAGAAATACGGCAACACGAGCGCAGCTTCCATTCCCTTGTGCATGGCCGAGTTTGAAAACAAGTTCAAAACCGGTGACAAGCTGGTTCTCACGGCCTTCGGAGCCGGATTTACCTGGGGCGCTCTCTACCTCGTGTGGGGATACGACGCGAAATAA
- the rpmF gene encoding 50S ribosomal protein L32, whose product MAHPKRKQSKTRTAKRRTHDKAVAPTLAVCPNCGAWHVYHTVCGECGYYRGKLAIEKEAAV is encoded by the coding sequence ATGGCACATCCTAAAAGAAAACAATCTAAAACGAGAACAGCCAAAAGAAGAACTCACGACAAAGCAGTAGCTCCTACTTTGGCAGTTTGCCCCAACTGTGGTGCTTGGCATGTATATCACACCGTATGTGGCGAGTGTGGTTATTACAGAGGAAAATTGGCAATCGAAAAAGAGGCAGCTGTCTAA